A window of Campylobacter ureolyticus contains these coding sequences:
- the ispG gene encoding flavodoxin-dependent (E)-4-hydroxy-3-methylbut-2-enyl-diphosphate synthase, with the protein MLENSEFYKRYKTKKLYVGNVAVGGDAKISVQSMTFSKTHNVKATLEQINRLYFAGCDIVRCAVLSVEDATALQEIKEKSPLPVIADIHFNYKHALRVAPFVDAIRINPGNIGGKERIKAVVDACKQRNLPIRIGVNSGSLEEEFEKKYGRTVEGMIASAEHNFKLLEDFDFRDIAISLKSSDVFNTMQAYRKLRNKCDYPFHLGVTEAGTTFHATIKSAIALGGLLLEGIGDTLRVSITGELEEEIKVAKAILQDSGVQRSGVNIISCPTCGRLQSDLVKAVKIVEEKTKHIKTPLNISVMGCVVNAIGEAKGADVAIAFGKGQGLVMRRGEVVAKLKEDRLVEKFLEEVEDEVKKRGE; encoded by the coding sequence ATGTTAGAAAATAGTGAATTTTATAAAAGATATAAAACTAAAAAATTATATGTTGGAAATGTAGCAGTTGGAGGCGATGCTAAGATTAGCGTTCAGTCTATGACATTTTCAAAAACACATAATGTAAAAGCTACACTCGAGCAAATTAATAGACTTTATTTTGCTGGATGTGATATCGTAAGATGTGCTGTTTTAAGTGTTGAAGATGCAACTGCTTTACAAGAAATTAAAGAAAAAAGTCCGCTTCCAGTCATTGCTGATATTCACTTTAACTATAAACACGCTTTAAGAGTTGCGCCATTTGTTGATGCTATAAGGATAAATCCTGGAAATATCGGAGGTAAGGAACGCATAAAAGCCGTAGTTGATGCGTGTAAACAAAGGAATTTGCCAATTAGAATAGGTGTAAATTCAGGAAGCCTAGAAGAAGAGTTTGAAAAAAAATATGGAAGAACAGTTGAGGGGATGATAGCTTCGGCTGAGCATAACTTTAAGCTTTTAGAAGATTTTGATTTTAGAGATATTGCGATTTCTTTAAAAAGTAGTGATGTTTTTAATACAATGCAAGCTTATAGAAAGCTTAGAAATAAGTGCGATTATCCGTTTCATCTAGGTGTTACAGAAGCAGGAACTACTTTTCATGCAACTATAAAAAGCGCTATTGCACTTGGAGGGCTTTTGCTTGAGGGTATTGGCGATACTTTAAGAGTTAGTATTACAGGAGAGCTTGAAGAAGAGATTAAGGTTGCAAAAGCCATACTTCAAGACTCAGGTGTTCAAAGAAGTGGAGTAAATATCATAAGTTGCCCAACTTGTGGCAGGCTTCAAAGTGATTTAGTAAAAGCTGTAAAAATAGTAGAAGAAAAAACAAAGCATATAAAAACACCTTTAAATATATCAGTTATGGGATGTGTTGTAAATGCTATTGGTGAAGCAAAAGGTGCTGATGTGGCAATAGCTTTTGGTAAAGGGCAGGGCTTAGTTATGAGAAGAGGTGAAGTTGTAGCAAAACTAAAAGAGGATAGGCTAGTTGAGAAATTTTTAGAAGAAGTTGAAGACGAGGTAAAAAAACGTGGCGAATAA
- a CDS encoding DUF4298 domain-containing protein: MKNLNEEKFAHITVFEKNLEFQIDTLDKLNKLLKTLKKSLKEYQKLMDYYYGKQRNDDLEADRKGEIPTDLKRAVLSEDEIYNMMIDYKESAIEMIEIATKMLRA; the protein is encoded by the coding sequence ATGAAAAATTTAAACGAAGAAAAATTCGCTCACATAACTGTTTTTGAGAAAAATTTAGAGTTTCAAATAGATACTTTAGATAAATTAAACAAGCTTTTAAAAACATTAAAAAAGTCTTTAAAAGAGTATCAAAAGCTTATGGACTATTACTACGGTAAGCAAAGAAATGATGACTTGGAAGCCGATAGAAAAGGGGAGATCCCAACAGATCTAAAAAGGGCAGTTTTAAGCGAAGATGAAATTTATAATATGATGATTGATTATAAAGAAAGCGCCATTGAGATGATAGAAATAGCAACAAAAATGTTAAGAGCATAA
- the arsB gene encoding ACR3 family arsenite efflux transporter, with translation MIVGVLIGKYIPIIPSALSKMQIAGISVPIAILIWIMIYPMMIKVDFQSIKKVRENPKGLFVTWAVNWLIKPFTMFGIAYLFFFIIFKNIIPNDLANDYLAGAVLLGAAPCTAMVFVWSTLTKGDPAYTVVQVATNDLIILLAFVPIVKFLLGVSNVVVPYSTLFISVFLFVTIPLLGGAITRKKVIDKRGKDYFEKQFSSKFDGTTTVGLLLTLIIIFSSQANIILENPFHILLIAIPLTLQTFLIFTIAYALSKKVDLPFKIAAPAGMIGASNFFELSVAVAIAIFGIHSPVALACTVGVLTEVPVMLFLVKIANNTKRWFLENKESYRG, from the coding sequence ATGATTGTGGGTGTACTTATAGGAAAATATATACCTATAATCCCATCTGCTTTAAGTAAAATGCAAATTGCAGGTATATCTGTGCCGATAGCAATATTAATTTGGATTATGATTTATCCAATGATGATAAAAGTAGATTTTCAAAGTATTAAAAAAGTTAGAGAAAATCCAAAAGGTCTATTTGTAACATGGGCTGTTAATTGGCTAATAAAACCATTTACTATGTTTGGAATAGCTTATTTGTTTTTCTTTATTATATTTAAAAATATCATTCCTAATGATTTGGCTAATGATTATTTAGCTGGAGCTGTTTTGCTCGGGGCTGCGCCATGTACTGCTATGGTTTTTGTGTGGTCGACTCTTACAAAGGGTGACCCTGCTTACACTGTGGTTCAAGTAGCCACAAATGATTTAATTATTTTACTTGCTTTTGTACCTATAGTGAAGTTTTTATTAGGTGTGTCTAATGTTGTAGTACCATATAGCACATTATTTATTAGTGTGTTTTTATTTGTGACTATTCCATTATTAGGAGGTGCCATCACAAGGAAAAAAGTAATTGATAAAAGAGGAAAGGATTATTTTGAAAAACAATTTTCAAGTAAATTTGACGGAACTACAACAGTTGGACTATTATTAACCCTAATAATTATATTTAGCTCACAAGCAAATATAATTTTAGAAAACCCATTTCATATTTTATTGATAGCTATTCCACTTACCCTTCAAACATTCCTAATTTTTACTATAGCGTATGCGTTGAGCAAAAAAGTAGATTTACCTTTTAAAATAGCTGCACCAGCAGGCATGATTGGAGCTTCAAATTTCTTTGAATTATCTGTAGCTGTTGCAATAGCAATATTTGGGATACATTCACCAGTTGCATTAGCTTGCACTGTAGGTGTTCTTACTGAAGTACCGGTTATGTTATTTTTAGTAAAAATTGCTAATAATACAAAACGCTGGTTTTTAGAAAATAAAGAATCTTATAGAGGTTAG
- a CDS encoding DUF4230 domain-containing protein, producing the protein MDFLTLIIILVLGIVIFILFKQNKKLKKVNEKPSVDISTEIVKLKSVGELNVFKIYSKEIVTKKNSPFSGLWDSVLGWTMTKKQIAVIFEFEIDFIYDLKSKDFKIENLGNNDFKVIMPPCKYKFSITDMKIYDEKNSKFMPFLLPDSLNSLFGPSFDESEKNKLIGEAKDEIKNMSVQIINDLGVKIHSSATDTIKTLAKSFGAGNVSLEFTDKNIEKVDVKDSNIELGNELKQKFIIDKK; encoded by the coding sequence ATGGATTTTTTAACTTTGATAATAATTTTAGTTTTAGGCATAGTTATTTTTATACTTTTTAAACAAAACAAAAAACTAAAAAAAGTTAATGAAAAGCCATCTGTCGATATTTCTACTGAGATTGTAAAGCTTAAAAGTGTTGGCGAACTTAATGTTTTTAAAATTTACTCAAAAGAGATAGTTACTAAGAAAAATAGCCCATTTAGTGGGCTTTGGGATAGCGTATTGGGCTGGACAATGACAAAAAAGCAAATTGCAGTTATTTTTGAGTTTGAGATAGATTTTATATATGATTTAAAAAGCAAAGATTTTAAGATAGAAAATTTAGGCAATAATGATTTTAAAGTAATTATGCCACCTTGCAAATATAAATTTTCAATAACTGATATGAAAATTTATGATGAAAAAAACTCTAAATTTATGCCTTTTTTACTTCCTGATTCACTAAATTCTTTATTTGGACCAAGCTTTGATGAGAGTGAAAAAAACAAATTAATAGGCGAAGCAAAAGATGAGATTAAAAATATGTCCGTTCAAATAATTAATGATCTTGGTGTTAAAATTCATAGCTCTGCGACTGACACGATAAAAACTTTAGCAAAAAGTTTTGGCGCTGGAAATGTGAGTTTAGAATTTACAGATAAAAATATAGAAAAAGTTGATGTTAAAGATAGCAATATAGAGCTTGGAAATGAGCTAAAACAAAAATTTATCATAGATAAAAAATAA
- a CDS encoding ArsR/SmtB family transcription factor: MIGIIIRENINEVYMKNKYIEISKKLKVLSDPKRLEIIDMLSCDELCACEILEKFDITQPTLSNDMKRLEDANLVISRREGKNIYYIANKKILKKIQSGLKEIFDSGDECICHTWKK, encoded by the coding sequence ATGATTGGTATAATTATACGTGAAAATATCAATGAGGTTTACATGAAAAATAAATATATAGAGATATCAAAAAAATTAAAAGTTTTGAGTGATCCAAAACGATTAGAAATTATAGATATGTTATCTTGCGATGAGCTTTGTGCTTGTGAGATATTAGAGAAATTTGATATAACACAACCAACACTATCTAATGATATGAAAAGATTAGAAGATGCTAATCTAGTTATTAGTCGAAGAGAAGGAAAAAACATATATTATATTGCCAATAAAAAGATTTTAAAGAAGATACAATCTGGCTTAAAGGAAATATTTGATAGCGGAGATGAATGTATTTGCCACACTTGGAAAAAGTAA
- the thiD gene encoding bifunctional hydroxymethylpyrimidine kinase/phosphomethylpyrimidine kinase: protein MKNVLSIAGIDPSGGAGLIADLKVFIAHEVYAMGVATSTTAQNTKGIFGMELISPKMISDGIKAIFDDIEVSAIKIGVVPSVEIIKEVAKTLREIKNLPPVVLDPVMACKNGDIWLEGEAKEYIVKELFPLATIITPNKFEAQVILKNEIKTYEDALNSAKKLLDFGSKSVYLKFGDYDGKSLDVFYDGKEILPLNTKRIKTDDTHGSGCSLSSAIASNLANGKDLKNSVICAKNYVFDAIEKSFKIGKGFNPINHFYQFY from the coding sequence ATGAAAAATGTTTTAAGTATAGCAGGGATTGATCCAAGCGGTGGAGCTGGATTAATAGCTGATTTAAAAGTATTTATAGCTCACGAAGTTTATGCCATGGGAGTTGCTACTTCTACAACGGCACAAAACACAAAAGGTATTTTTGGAATGGAGTTAATAAGTCCAAAAATGATAAGTGATGGCATAAAAGCAATTTTTGATGATATAGAAGTTAGTGCTATAAAAATAGGCGTTGTACCAAGTGTGGAAATTATAAAAGAGGTTGCTAAAACTTTGCGTGAGATAAAAAATCTACCTCCTGTTGTGCTTGATCCTGTTATGGCGTGTAAAAATGGTGATATTTGGCTCGAAGGAGAGGCAAAAGAGTACATTGTAAAAGAGCTTTTTCCACTTGCAACTATCATAACACCTAATAAATTTGAAGCACAAGTTATACTTAAAAACGAAATTAAAACTTATGAAGATGCACTAAATTCAGCTAAAAAATTGCTTGATTTTGGAAGCAAAAGTGTTTATTTAAAATTTGGTGATTATGATGGTAAATCACTTGATGTTTTTTATGATGGAAAAGAGATTTTGCCACTTAATACAAAAAGAATTAAAACTGATGATACTCACGGTTCAGGTTGTTCTCTATCAAGTGCTATTGCTTCAAATTTAGCCAACGGCAAAGATCTTAAAAATTCAGTAATTTGTGCTAAAAATTATGTATTTGATGCGATAGAAAAATCATTTAAAATAGGAAAAGGTTTTAATCCAATAAATCACTTTTATCAGTTTTACTAA
- the ilvA gene encoding threonine ammonia-lyase, with translation MVDLNKIIQAKRTISGFVDETPFAVSNKLSKNYNTNVFLKEENLQKTGAYKIRGAYNMISNLSQEEKAKGVIAASAGNHAQGVAISAREFGIRAVIVMPEATPLLKVSGTRALGAEVILKGDNFDEAYEYANEYAKEHSLTFVHPFDNIFVQAGQGTTALEMLDAVPDLDYIVAPVGGGGLISGVASCAKQINPNIKIIAVGAKGAPAMYNSFKAKKVVNSKSVKTIADGISVRDASPITLKHILENVDEFVQVDDEEIANAILFLLESQKIVVEGAGAVGVAALMSSKFKYPKNSKIGIILSGGNIDVQMLNIIIEKGLIKSHRKMAVSVTLVDKPGALMGLTLALKSANANIVKIDYDRFSTQIDYGDAVITITLETKGKAHQDEVCEVLNSNGYIFKKIF, from the coding sequence ATGGTTGATTTAAATAAAATAATCCAAGCAAAACGAACAATATCGGGATTTGTAGATGAAACCCCATTTGCTGTTTCTAACAAGCTTAGCAAAAATTATAACACTAATGTTTTTTTAAAAGAAGAAAATTTACAAAAAACAGGTGCTTATAAAATTCGCGGTGCTTATAATATGATTTCAAATTTAAGCCAAGAAGAAAAAGCAAAAGGTGTAATTGCTGCAAGTGCTGGAAATCACGCCCAAGGCGTTGCAATTAGCGCAAGAGAGTTTGGGATTCGTGCAGTTATCGTTATGCCAGAAGCAACACCACTTTTAAAAGTAAGTGGCACAAGGGCTTTAGGTGCGGAAGTTATTTTAAAAGGTGATAATTTTGATGAAGCGTATGAATATGCAAATGAATATGCAAAAGAGCACTCTTTAACTTTTGTGCACCCTTTTGATAATATTTTTGTTCAAGCAGGGCAAGGTACAACTGCTCTTGAGATGCTTGATGCAGTGCCTGATTTAGACTATATAGTAGCTCCTGTTGGTGGAGGTGGGCTAATAAGTGGAGTTGCAAGTTGTGCAAAACAAATTAACCCAAATATTAAAATAATTGCAGTTGGTGCAAAGGGCGCTCCTGCTATGTATAATAGCTTTAAAGCTAAAAAGGTAGTAAATTCAAAAAGCGTAAAAACAATTGCCGATGGCATAAGCGTTAGAGATGCGAGTCCTATTACTTTAAAACATATTTTAGAAAATGTTGATGAGTTTGTTCAAGTCGATGATGAAGAGATAGCAAATGCGATTTTATTTTTACTTGAAAGCCAAAAAATAGTTGTTGAGGGCGCTGGAGCAGTTGGAGTTGCAGCGTTAATGAGTTCAAAATTCAAATATCCTAAAAATTCAAAAATTGGCATTATTTTAAGTGGTGGAAATATCGATGTTCAAATGCTTAATATAATTATTGAAAAAGGTCTTATAAAATCTCATAGAAAGATGGCAGTCAGTGTTACACTTGTTGATAAGCCTGGTGCTTTGATGGGGCTTACTTTAGCTTTAAAAAGTGCAAATGCAAATATTGTTAAGATTGATTATGATAGATTCTCAACTCAGATTGATTATGGTGATGCGGTTATTACTATCACGCTTGAGACAAAAGGCAAGGCTCATCAAGATGAAGTTTGCGAAGTATTAAACTCAAATGGGTATATTTTTAAAAAGATTTTTTAA
- a CDS encoding helix-turn-helix domain-containing protein: MNKFKNLNLMLATKDKELILKAKNSIKLFKNLYIQDCESFISAYLNSNVAIDLIVLDLDDCGDIDLSSIMYIHPNQQFIFLASKRQIYLKFLENFKGGKSAVLFKPIKFSAILDNLLLMLKNKDQKEENLLNLTNEISINLKKEKIYQNGEEIFLTPMMHKLILLLCANLNNLVTFEMIESSVYESVPNSRIVVQNLVGNLKRKFNLDIKSIYAKGYVLKSLEEQS, encoded by the coding sequence TTGAATAAATTTAAAAATTTAAATTTAATGCTTGCAACAAAAGATAAAGAACTCATTTTAAAAGCTAAAAACTCAATTAAACTATTTAAAAATCTATATATACAAGATTGTGAAAGTTTTATAAGTGCGTATTTAAACTCAAATGTAGCAATTGATTTAATAGTACTTGATTTAGATGATTGTGGTGATATTGACCTAAGTTCTATTATGTATATTCATCCAAATCAACAATTTATATTTTTAGCTTCAAAAAGACAAATTTATCTTAAATTTTTAGAAAATTTTAAAGGTGGAAAGTCAGCTGTTTTGTTTAAGCCAATTAAATTTAGTGCAATTTTAGATAACTTGCTTTTAATGTTAAAAAATAAAGACCAAAAAGAAGAAAATTTACTAAATTTAACTAATGAAATAAGCATAAATTTAAAAAAAGAAAAAATTTATCAAAACGGTGAAGAGATTTTTTTAACTCCGATGATGCATAAACTCATACTTTTACTTTGTGCAAATTTAAATAACTTAGTAACTTTTGAAATGATAGAAAGTTCAGTTTATGAAAGTGTGCCAAACTCTCGCATAGTTGTGCAAAATTTAGTTGGAAATTTAAAAAGAAAATTTAATCTTGATATAAAAAGCATATATGCAAAAGGGTATGTTTTAAAAAGTCTTGAGGAGCAATCATAG
- a CDS encoding AAA family ATPase encodes MIKKINILNCGSYKNYYWQNNLCEFKNINILYGYNGSGKTTLSRIMRSFELKEIHYDYQDMKFELDLDENKLNQNDIKNENLNIRVFNKDFINDNLNFLINGKSNGNIRSFSSTILGQENQKIIKDIEIFQSKLNDIENIIKQEKENKSKSEQDLNKIEKEVSDKLTSKAKDIKTKLRISNSYNKTNISNDIKQIKENFTSYRLSDEDINKYKNILKDEEKENLDYNLKFDKNEFANLYKSSKEIIETNLIQKIEIENNLRKWLEEGLNHHSHEKEVQKCKFCDNELSKDRIKWLLENLKDDKKENLSKNLSYHIELIYNFQEKIKHIKSYLEIDLFKLYSDLRDDFKNCTTTITKEIDDLLSATDKISSNLKDKSENLYKNIEIYKFVDNSEEINTLLQNIKELFDKNNKKTQNLKNDKEEANNQLKFNIIANFLEESDFLNKEKEKTNLQENISQKEEEIKEKEVQKEKINDEIDKLKSSISSEEAGAEKINEYLKSYFGYDILKFKPVKNNKSEFQIYRNEIPASNLSEGECSLLAFCYFIAKLNDNDITNENTIIWIDDPISSLDSNHIFFIFSLIKNELFDDKKLKYNQLFISTHNLDFLKYLKTFEKDKKGNKQYYCIEKLENKSTIKEMPKFIKYYTTEFNYLFEQIYNFKNIDDITDEELKTSIIYNFGNNLRKFLEVFLFFKFPTKEDLNTKLDKYFNKIEATLINRYMNEYSHLKEIIERCVRPIDIPEAKKIAEFILKTMESKDKEQYDALCESIN; translated from the coding sequence TTGATAAAAAAAATAAATATTCTAAACTGTGGTTCTTATAAAAATTACTATTGGCAAAATAACTTATGTGAATTTAAAAATATAAACATACTTTATGGATACAATGGCTCTGGCAAAACAACTCTTTCAAGGATTATGAGAAGTTTTGAGCTAAAAGAAATACATTACGACTATCAAGATATGAAATTTGAATTAGACTTAGACGAGAACAAACTTAATCAAAATGATATTAAAAATGAAAATTTAAATATACGAGTTTTTAACAAAGATTTTATAAATGACAATCTAAATTTTTTAATAAATGGGAAAAGCAATGGAAATATCAGATCTTTTTCTAGTACAATTTTAGGACAGGAAAATCAAAAAATTATCAAAGATATAGAAATATTTCAAAGCAAACTAAACGATATAGAAAATATAATCAAACAAGAAAAAGAGAATAAATCTAAAAGTGAGCAAGATTTAAATAAAATAGAAAAAGAAGTCAGTGATAAATTAACAAGCAAAGCAAAAGATATAAAAACAAAATTAAGGATATCGAATAGCTATAACAAAACAAATATTTCAAATGATATAAAGCAAATTAAAGAAAATTTTACATCTTACAGACTTTCAGACGAAGATATCAATAAATATAAAAATATCTTGAAAGATGAGGAAAAAGAGAATTTGGATTATAATTTAAAATTTGATAAAAACGAATTTGCTAATTTATACAAGTCTTCAAAAGAAATAATAGAAACTAACTTAATTCAAAAAATAGAAATAGAGAATAATCTTAGAAAATGGCTAGAAGAAGGGCTTAATCATCACAGCCATGAAAAAGAGGTTCAAAAATGTAAATTTTGCGACAATGAGCTTTCAAAAGATCGTATAAAATGGCTTTTAGAAAATTTGAAAGATGATAAAAAAGAAAATTTATCGAAAAATTTATCATACCATATTGAATTAATCTATAATTTCCAAGAAAAAATAAAACATATTAAATCTTATTTGGAAATAGATTTATTCAAGCTCTATTCTGATCTAAGAGATGATTTTAAAAATTGCACAACTACAATAACAAAAGAAATAGATGATTTGCTATCCGCAACAGACAAAATAAGCTCAAATTTAAAAGATAAATCGGAAAATTTATACAAAAATATAGAAATTTATAAATTTGTTGATAACTCAGAAGAAATAAATACTTTATTGCAAAATATAAAAGAATTATTTGATAAAAACAATAAAAAAACACAAAATTTAAAAAACGATAAAGAAGAAGCTAATAATCAACTAAAATTTAATATTATTGCTAATTTTTTAGAAGAAAGTGATTTTTTAAATAAAGAAAAAGAAAAAACCAATCTACAAGAAAACATATCACAAAAAGAAGAAGAAATAAAAGAAAAAGAAGTGCAAAAAGAAAAAATTAATGATGAAATAGATAAATTAAAATCATCAATTAGTAGCGAGGAAGCAGGAGCTGAAAAAATAAATGAGTATTTAAAATCATATTTTGGTTATGATATACTAAAATTTAAACCTGTAAAAAACAATAAATCAGAATTTCAAATTTATAGGAATGAAATTCCAGCAAGTAATCTTAGCGAAGGAGAATGCAGTCTTTTAGCATTTTGCTATTTCATAGCAAAACTAAATGACAATGACATTACTAACGAAAATACAATTATTTGGATAGATGATCCAATTTCTAGCTTGGACTCAAATCACATATTTTTTATATTTTCACTAATAAAAAATGAATTGTTTGATGATAAAAAATTAAAATACAATCAGCTTTTTATCTCAACTCATAATTTAGATTTTTTAAAATATTTAAAAACATTTGAAAAAGATAAAAAAGGAAATAAGCAATATTATTGTATAGAAAAATTAGAAAATAAAAGCACTATAAAAGAAATGCCAAAATTTATTAAATATTACACAACAGAATTTAACTATCTTTTTGAACAAATTTATAATTTTAAAAACATAGACGACATAACCGATGAAGAATTAAAAACATCTATAATTTATAATTTTGGAAATAATTTAAGAAAATTTTTAGAAGTTTTTTTATTTTTTAAATTTCCAACAAAAGAAGATTTAAACACAAAATTAGATAAATATTTTAATAAAATAGAAGCTACTTTAATCAATAGATATATGAATGAATATTCTCATTTGAAAGAAATTATAGAAAGATGTGTAAGACCAATAGATATACCAGAAGCTAAAAAAATTGCAGAATTTATTTTAAAAACAATGGAAAGTAAAGATAAAGAGCAATATGATGCCCTTTGTGAAAGTATAAATTAA